From the Hemicordylus capensis ecotype Gifberg chromosome 1, rHemCap1.1.pri, whole genome shotgun sequence genome, the window ggggagaggagagagctcGGGGGAGagcacacctgctttgcatgcagaaggctccatgctcagtctccagggagggctggcatgcGAAAGACACCCCCTGCCCCGAAAACATTCGAGAGGAGACCGACTATAGGCAAGACTGAGCGAGTGGGACCAATAGACTGGATTGGTCCAAGACAGGCTAATTGATTGGCAGGATCTACTTGCAAAGTAAACTTAATTTGCATCCTTAGGCTCAGTAAGATTTCGTAACCATAACCTACCCTGACTTTATCCTGCAGGGTGTATGTGTTCCCCACCACCTCCAATAGTGATATACAGTATAATAGTTTAAAAAACAGTATTGGAACAGAAATCCGTCTGCTAGTAAAACACATCAGGGGTGGCTagccctgaggctctccagctgttactggactacaatccccatcatgcTGCACTGCAAtaaattttggctggggatgataggagttgtagtctgacagaGAGCcgcctcagattggccaccctCAGTATACAGCAAATACAAGTAATTCCTGCTCAGGTGCCTCTGCTGAATAAATAAAAGGTGGCAGGTGTGTGCAAGAAGCAGAAGTGACTCTGCCCACATTCCAGAATGCGCTCCTGAgaaaggggcagcagcagacccCTGCCTGACCCACCGGCCGGCACGAGACTAAATCCGGGCTCTCCCAAGAAGCCTCTGGCTAGTCTCGTCACATTCTTGGTTTCTGAGCACAGGACTCCTGTGATTCATCACCATTTCTGTGGTTATAGCGTTGCTTCCCTTTTTTCTGTTGAGGACAGGTGCTTGTTTACTTTATTGCTAGTTGtgattttgtgtttgtgtgaggctgttctcacaaccagcaaaaatcgggttaggagagcctagcccaatttttgctgctcgtgtaaaccactgggctcgcaggtgaggcttacaagcagctagcccgcttgaGCAGCCCTCCCTTAGCCCAGgctagcagagcgagcgctccactaaccggGGTTAACAgattgtgagttgccgtgccgtggcaactcacgaggagtcacctgactgggaggctgcaaatcagcctcctggctcgggggtctctccagcatgccctgcgcacttgcgcagggcatgctggaactcccgggggccatgcggcccccaaattcccaagcccctgctggctccgtgatggagccggcagtcatgtgggtggccacagcggccacccaggcagggcttgctgctcgtctgcagggagagcgggcttagcccactctccccgcaaaccctctgggggcgtgtctcattgatcgtgagacccgcctctgtgtGTCTTTAGTTCTCTTTGTTGTGCTTTTAATTGTAGGCCAGTTTGAATTTACTGTTAGTAAACAAAAGCAAAGTTtagattattaaaaataataaagtgcTTCCAGCAGAGTCTTATGCTGGAGATAACATGCctagctttttaatttgttttggagttgaggggtgtgtgtgtgtgtgtgtgtgtgtgttgttaaaAGAGCCACTCTGTTGATCACAAGCCTTTGTGATCACATTTGTGATCACATTTGTTTCACtgagtttttaaaagaatgaaatgTTTTCACATCTTTtaaagcaaaggagaaactgaggAATCATCCTAGTTCATTGCTGCGATGTGTACAGGCTAGCAGCGCAAAACTATCCACTTCCATTTGTTCACCAGGGCTTAGTAGAACTAAACTGCATAGATTCCAGGATGCGCTTGGCAAGGAAGGGACTTCAGTCTTCAAAATATACGGGCATTTGATGCTTACAAGTACATAAAAACGAGCCTTGTTATCATGCTGCTATAATGGTCTTAAAACTGTTGGCGGCTAAGGCTGACTTCCCAGTAATCCAGGGGTGGAATTTCACATGGAAACACTCCCTGTCCCTTCGTTATTGTGTACTTATGTTGCCAGCTTGCTTTTCCCTCTACCCTGTCTTCAAATTACTGAATTTTATGGCTTTcccatgaggtctagaaacatGTGTgttatcttttttctttttttaagaactCCAGTTTCTCAGGATCCCATTTGGAGACCATATTCCACTTCCTGTAGTCCCAGCCATCCTGTTTCTTAGATGTCCGTTCAGCAGGACAGACATAACTTGCTTCTTTGCTCTGCcagattctcccccaccctcatccCCCCACATTTCTCTTCCAGCCCTGAACATGACCAGCGCATCCAGCTTCCAGATGCTCCGAGGAGCCGTGGTCATCTTCACGGGGCTGCTCTCGGTGGCCTTCCTTCAGCGGAAGCTGGCCCCAAGCCAGTGGCTAGGGATCCTGGTCACCATCCtggggctggtggtggttggGTTGGCAGACCTGCTGAGCAGCGATGGCGAGAAGCACAGGCTGAGCCAGGTCATCACAGGTAAGGGGGCTGAGGCCCACCCGCGGGGGTGCTGTGCCAAGACGCTGCCGTGTTTCTCCCTTCCTGGGGCCAAGGCTTTTTCCCTTCAGTTGGGGATCCACTTCTCCACCCTCCTGCAAGCTCTTCCCAACTTTCAGTGAAAGCTCCTGGCTGCGCATGGCCCTGAATACCACCACCACTTGCCTCCTCCCTCCATTTCCAATTCGATCGCTGGAAATGCTATTGTTGCCTGGTTTGGTAGGGTCTCTTCTGTTCTTACACCAGCAATCCAGAGGTTAACTGAGGCACAATGGTTTTCTGTCGCAACAAAACACAGAAACCTGCATTTATTATATGGTTCATTAGTTACATCTTAATATCGCCCAATCTAAAGTAATAGCCCTAGGTAGTTTACAAATATTCTTGCCCTTGTGCATGACTTGTAATGATTCATTCCCAGCCTAAAATAATGTTTTGTCAGCTCTTTATGACAGTTGGGTAGAAATACTTTTTAAATGGCCAGTTTTAGGACAAATTCATCTTGTtgcattctgtttttaaaatgaaggggTTAACAAAAATGTCAGTCATTAGCTGCTAAGGACCCATCTATATGCACATTATGTGTTGCCTCTGGATTGTAGCTGGGCTTGGGTTCAAAAATAGGATGTTTTGTAGTCTGGGAGCCACTGTTGAGAATACCACTTTGGGTGCTCTCCACATGCATGAATGGACCCTTTAGGGGAGCCTCCCAAGGGCTGCAGAGAGCCAGAAGGAGGTCATGCCAGTGAAACTGATGGGCAGAGACCCCATCCTTTTAAGAAATGGTTTGGCACTTGCTTGTAATCCCCTTTTCTCTTGTAGCATTACCTCTTGTTTCTACGTTAGAGGGGTGTGTGAGATGTCTCGCTCTCTGGGACTTCTGTCCCCAATTACTTTGAGTGCTCTTCCTTCCAAAGCTAGGCAGGGAGTAATCGGCAAAGGGGCAGCACATACCTTCTGGTCATTCCCAAACTTGCTCTCCTGCTTGTAGGTGACCTGCTCATCATCATGGCTCAGGTGATCGTTGCCATCCAGATGGTGCTGGAGGAGAAGTTTGTCTACAAGCACGACGTTCATCCTCTGCGGGCTGTGGGCACGGAAGGTATGGAGGCAGGTCAGGGGAGCTCACAAGGAGCAGGCCAGTGGCTGCTTGCTTTGGCTTCTGCTCTTGCCTCTTGGACTGCAAAGAAAccagcagtataaaaataaatagtagCAATGGCTAGCATGAACCATGGTttaacaacagcagcaaatatttatatactgcttttcaatataagattccaaagcagttcacatagagaaataataaataaataagatggctccctgtccccaaagagctcacaatctaaaaagaaacctaacatagacaccagcaacactcactggaagttctgtgctgggagtggaggtGGTTCAACAAAAGGACTCCCTGTACCAGCCAGTTGGTATATGTGGCCCCCTCAAGCTCTTGCACCCCACAGCTGGGTGTGGGGGCTGGATGCACCTCTAAAGCTACACACTCAAGCGCTGCAACtccttgaacatatgaagctgccttctacagagtctgTCTGTTGGTCCATTGaggtcagtattgtctgttcTCAACCTTgttatccaacaacatctgggtacccaacttCTGTTATCCGCAGCCATAATGACCTTTGGCCGTcatggctgcagatgatgggagttgtagtccaacaccacagTCTGACTCTTTCTAAGGCAGCTTGGTAAATTCCGTCTTCAGGATCCTTACGGTCTTGGCTGTAGCTGCTCCTTCGGCCATAGTGACCAGGGGATGACGgcagttgtggtccaacaacatctggggacccaagtttgagaacccctacagTAGCCCAGTCTGGAAGTCGCCAGGGCATAAAAGACAGCCACTTGGGGAAAGAGCGGTGGCTGGCGGTTTGGGAGCTTCACAGCTCTTTTGCCCTGGGTGATATGTTGGGGCATAAGCACAGTTGTAAGAAGTGACGGGTGTTAAAATGGGAAAACAATATCCCAGTCAACTTGTGATCATTCATTGCGATTTACCCAAATGAGGAGCACAGTTTGAGGCTGCTTTTGCCCCAACACCTCATCATGACAAATTTTTAAGTTGGGGGGGTTCGGGTCCTGAGAACAGTACCCTACTAGGAAGGGCTTCTGGAACAACtcctccatctctgggcagttgtcCATATCGTGCCACATGACAAAACCATGAACTGCGAATAGAAAGACCGTGTAACAAATCTATTTTACATATAAATCATGCAAAAATTGTAATACATGTGTATGGAGAAGCAACAAACCCTGAATGAGTCAAACTTAACTCCCCATAATGTGGGAATGAAGATATACATATCCACTGACTGTTGATGACAAAATAAGGGGTTCTTACAAACCAAAATATATTAATGACTTATGTCCAAGGTACTGGTAAATTATTCCAGCTATCGTCCCAAAATTAGTTCATACTTCTTCCCAACACTTGGGTCCTGAGCCAGTTCCCTGGGTAGAACGTAGCTCCTTAGGTGAATGATCTGTATCCTGAAGGTGTTGAACCTGGATGTGCTCTGTCCAGAAGATGTCCAAAAGGTATTATTTAATTGCTCAACAGGTGTCCTAGGCTATATAAACCTGTTTCTTCCTGCAAACGCAGGGCTTCATCAGGAGAAAAAGAGCTAAACGTGTAATAGAACATATATTAGTACACAATGCTTTCAACAAATCGTTTAAACTTAGGGGTTGTACAGACCAAGAGGTATTTACTCACATTTACACTCTTCCAATAGTGCCCCTGCACTAGCCGGTGGCTTCCGAATTCAGATATCCTACCGGATACTAACTAGTACAAACGCTGAAGTGCTGACGAAGTCTTTATATATCTTATAACATCCCACAGATATATTCACTCTCTAATCAAGAAGGGAGTAGTGCTGCAATATCTAATTACATCTTAATGACCAATTTATACGTGTGGAAAGAAACCACTACAAAACGCCTCTCAAAATGTGCCGTTAAACAGTATAGTTACATGAAATGCTCTATGCTGTGAAAATAAGGTAGGATCAAGGTACAGATACAAATAAGATATATCGAGATTATGACGGTGAACAATATAAAATTGGCAAGGAAAGATCTCATTTATTTAAAGGAGAATGAATCAAAGGCATGTATAGAGAGTCAAGGGCCATAATCTCCAATTTAACGTGTATAGTCTCTCAGAAAAGGAGAGGGGTCAGCGATAGGATGACATATAATTACCTATAAATAACAGGAAAAATCATTCATCTGATTGAGGCCCCGGGGCTCCAGAGATCGGAGCTGGTGTATAAAAAATACATACCTACAAATATATTCCGTTGCATTGTTcacagcactactactactactactacgaatctTTATCTCTTTCCAActagagttctcaaagcagattaTATAGgtatgaataaataagatggccccctgtcccgaaagggcttgcagtctaaaaagaaacacaaggtagagcAATAACCAccggatgctgtgctgtgggctgcatagggccagtttctctctccctgctaaatataagagaatcgccaccttaaatggtgtctctttgctccgCTAACTGTGGGTGGGTTAACTCCAAGAGCCCAGTTCTGAACTCCAGTTTCTCTGCCATCTCCCTGCAGGATTCTTTGGGTTCGTCATCCTCTCCCTGATCCTGATCCCCATGTACTACATCCCAGGCGGCAGCTTCAGCGGCAACCCGCGGGGGGTGTTGGAAGATGCTCTGGACGCCTTCTGCCAGATTGGCCATGCCCCACTCATTGCAGTGGCCCTGCTGGGCAACATCAGCAGCATCGCCTTCTTCAACTTTGCTGGCATCAGCGTCACCAAAGAGATCAGCGCCACGACCCGGATGGTGCTCGACAGCCTGCGCACCATCGTCATCTGGGCCGTCAGCCTCGCCCTGGGCTGGGAGGCCTTCCACGGACTGCAGATCCTGGGGTTCCTCATCCTCTTGGTCGGCGCTGCCCTTTACAACGGATTGCACCGACCCCTCCTGGCCCGCCTGCCCTGGTGGAGAGCGCGGGCGGATGCTACAGGCGCGGGTGCAGATAGGGAGGGCCTCTTGGCTGCAGAGGGGGCTTCCGTTAACGGGGATAGTTGATGTCGGCGCAGCCCTGACACCACTGGACCTTTTAGACTTCTATGGAATGAACTAGCCATGGTTGCCCCGGCTGGCAGGCTGGGGACACCCAACTGGTCCTGAGATTCACTTTGTACACTTGGTACTCGAGGTGCCTTCTGAGTCTGTATTTCACCCTTAATTTTGGGATGTTGCTCCCCCACTTGGCCACTTTGCTTATTCTAGGAGGAGGGCACACAGGAGGGGCTTGGCTGtctctggggcagccccagaggAGGGGCCCTCTCACTGCTACTGCTACAATCCAGAGTAGGGGAGGGCCACCTCTCGTGCTGGGACCATGTCTAAGCCTGCCTCCAGAATGTGGATGGGGCAAGAGAGGGGACCTGTCAGCTGGCTGCCCAGAGCACCGTGTGCAGGTGTGCCTCCTCGGCTGATCTGTCCACCAGCCTTTGGCAGTCCGGTCACCTCTCTAGGCCTTCACGTCTCCCCTCCGCCTCGGCATGATGTCACAAGGCCATTGGGAAGGCTTCCGCAGGTTCTCTCGCTCCATGGCACATGATCTTGCTGCTAACTCCTGGCAAGCACTGGCCTTCTCCTGCGCTCTGCTccaaggggaagggcaggaggatGTGCTTTGAGCTCTCCACAGAGGGGACTTCCCGTTTGCCCAGGGGGAGTTGGCTGTGCAGGAGACCGCTCTGCAGGGCGGTGGCAAGTAGCTTGACTGTGCCGTTGTGCCCCATCTGAGAGTTGCCgcccagaatcctctgccagGTGGCAAAACACTCTGGGCTCTGCTTCTCAAATGGGTACCTCATGCCAGTCAGGCTGACTAAATGCCCTTGGGTGTTCCAGTGTGGTTACTAGGAGCCCCTTCTCCCAAGAGTCATCCCATTGCAGTCTTGAGTGGGGGTGAGAGAGAACGCCACGGGGGGGTGGAGGAGTGTGCATGTACGGACGCTTGTGTCATCCATGCAGCGCGTCTCTCTGGTTCCGTGTTGCTAATACTTGCTTGGTTTGCTTCATGTTTTATAGGGCTGGAAGTTTAAAGGAGAGGACTCCTGGAGTGGCctaaagagggggaaatgcaggctGGGCACATGGCAGGTAGTGCTGCAGTTAACTTCACACATGACGCATTACCCacgtgcgggggggggagaggctcaACCCATTTCCTCTTGTTGCACCATTCTGTCCCTCCAAAATAGGCTGCTCCCATTTTCCCAGTGAGCCTGGAAAATCCTcctccatggcagtggtggcagcatgcCCAAGCGGAGGAGGGCAGGCGTGCTGGCCAGCTGTGGTGTGTCTGGAAGCCGGCCTGGCATCTTGTCCAGAGGCCTCCCCCTGATCCCGGAGGACGTGGCGGCAGAAGCAGCCGAGCTCGTCTGTACAGGCAAGCCCAGCCTTGCTCCTTGGCAGGCTTCTTTGGCACTTGAGCAgagccttctctcctgccccctttGCGGCTGATTATGTGGGGCATAGCAGGGAGGGGTGGGCATTTCCTTGACTCTGGAATATGGACGAGAATTTGAGTCCTCAATAAACACAGCCTGGTTTCAAGTCTGTCCTCGCATGCCTGGGTGAAACTCCGGAAGCCGCTGCAAGTAGTGTCTCTGTGtcgacgatactgagctagatgggccagtggtcggacgcggtagaaggcagcttccgggGTTCCTGCGGTGGGGCGTGGCAGAGCATTTTGTCCACTGCCGTCTCTCCTGGAATTgggaagagcagccttgctggattggACCCGAGGTCGATCAAGCCCAGCATCGTGTTTCTCAGAGAGGCCAACCAgttgcctctgtgaagcccacaaccCGGAGATGAAGGCTTGCCTCTTCCCTGCACGGGTGTTTGGAGGCCTCctgccatcaggactagtaggcTACAGCCATCAAGACCTCCTATGGGtatttgtccaagtccctttgaaagccacccaagctggttgCCATCCtgacatcatgtggcagagaattccacagattagaCACTATgtcaagaagtacttcctttaTCCTAAATCTCCTGAACattggccactgtgtgtaacattgcgtctccaagagagggctgagagagactcctgcctgccaccttggagaagctgctgccagtctgtgtaggcagtactgaactagatggaccaatggtctgactcagtatatggcagcttcctatgttcctattggtcAATTCCCTAATTTCTGTTTGCAGAATTTGCCTCTTTTGGCACGTACTTTGTGACTTTAGTGCAAACTAATCTAACCTCACTTTAGCAAAGTGTCGAGTGTGCTTAGCTGGGTGGTTCATCCTTGCTCAGCAGCGCCCCTCATTTTGTTGGGAAGGTACAGTAAAAATTTAATGCCTTGATTTTGAGGGAGGCACTAGACTCCAAGTCCCCGACCTTTCAACCAGTCCTCAATCCTGGGTGCCGGCCTTGACTCAGGGAGGCAGATTCAAATCCCGGTGGAGCCATGGTGCtcatctccctccccccacaccgcAAAGGCATCTTGTCTTTTCCTTCTTCTACCTGACAAGTGTGTCGTGAGGATGAACAGATTTTCCTCCCCTATCTGGCTCGGAGTTCCTCGGCCTGGGGGAAGGGCACCGCTTTGGCCATGGTcttggcctgcccccccccccccccgctgtttaaAAGGGGAGCTTGGGGGTCGCTCCCTCCTTTGGCTTGGTATGGGAGCCAGAAGCCGCCACCGCGGGGCAGAACTCCAGCCAGACTTCCGTGGAAGGCAGCAAATGAAGCCCGCGGAGGTCAGGTCGGTGTTCTGGGCTGGGGCGGGCGGGGCTGCCTCCCCCTCGGCTGCGGAGGCGACACATCGCCCAGACTCGGGTGCCAAGATCCGGAGGCGGGGGCGGACAGCCAGGAGccgcgacccccccccccccggcagcctcCAAGGGGCGGCGAAGGCCGTGGGCTCCCCAGGCGCAATCGACGACACCGCGGGCAGGTCTTGTTCGCTGCCCCGCCTCCGTCTCCCCTCCCAGCCTTTCTCCAGCAGCGCGCTCAGGCCGAACAAAACGGGGCGAGGCCCTTTTTGTCCGCCCGGCGGGGACCTGAAGCCTCTGAGGGCGATGcttgggcggggagggggctgttCTTCTGGCGGCGCCTCCCAGCCCCAGCGCCAAGCCCAAGCAAGCAAGTCCCaagtgatggaggaggaggaagcccgaGTGGCTCCGGGAGGGGTCCGTCTgcgcgggggcaggggagggtcgCTTCctcctcgctcgctcgctcgcggCCGTTCTTCTGCGGCTTTCtttggaagagggaggggagttGGCGGAGAAAGGCGGCTTCCTGCCTGCGGCGCCCTGGCACGGCTCACTCGGCTAGCCGGTCTCAGGCGCCCATGCTTTGGTGCCGAGGCTGAGGTTCCCTtcccaccttgggtccccagctgtggttggactacaacgcccatcatccccgaaggctgggggtgatgggagttgtcgtcccaAATTGGCTGGGGGCCCATGGTGAGCCGCCCCGCACCCCCGCTTCTCTCTGTGACCAACGGTGCAGACCCACAGCCCAGGCAGGCCGGCCACGTAGCCCAGCTGCCGCGCATCCTAGCCGGGCAGCGGAGGGGCCGTTTTCACCTGCAAGCGTCTGGGACTCTGCAGGCCCCTCCCCTTCCCATTTGGGCGGGGCGGGATTCTGCACGCGCTCAGAGGCACTGTGCTCCCGGCCCGGGGCGGCCCTGTGAGCGGAAGGGCTGGCCCCGCCTGAAGGCGGCTGAGCGGAGAGTCCCCCGCCTGGGCGGTGGTGGCCTCCAGGGGGCAGCCGGAGGAGCGAGAGGCTCGGAGCGGCTGCGGGAGGGACCCGGGGGCAGTTTCGCTTTCTgtttctgccgccgccgcccgcaaTGGAGGACGAGCCGCCGAAAGAGGAGGACACctggcagccgcagcagcacggccaggaggaggaggaggagcagaaggaccAGCCCTGCTCCGGAGAGGACGGCGGCGCCTCCTCCGACCCGCGGCGGCACCCGGCGCGCTCACAAGCGCTGGGCGGCGGTGCCAAGCAGGCCGACGAGGCGTTGCTGGTGTCCAGCTGGCTTTCCTGGTTTCTGACCTCCTTTTTGGCCCACAGAAGCTCGGCCGGGAAGGTGAGGCAAGAAAGCAGCGAGGCGCTCTGCAGATGCTCAGAGGCCCCGGCGTCGCCTGTCTCCGGGCAACATGAAGGAAGACGCCCTGCCTGCAAGGGAGGGGCGCGGGGGCTCCTGAGCACGTTCCCGCCACCATCCCAGGCAGCCACCACTCTGGCCAAAggccgggatgatgggagttgtcgggtccagcagcatctggggcctCAAGG encodes:
- the SLC35F6 gene encoding solute carrier family 35 member F6: MAWSKYQLFLAGLMLVTGSINTLSAKWADKLSAPSCNGTDLHNFQHPFLQAVGMFLGEFSCLAVFYLLLCCDRRKPEPTMGPPQPFNPFLFLPPALCDMTGTSLMYVALNMTSASSFQMLRGAVVIFTGLLSVAFLQRKLAPSQWLGILVTILGLVVVGLADLLSSDGEKHRLSQVITGDLLIIMAQVIVAIQMVLEEKFVYKHDVHPLRAVGTEGFFGFVILSLILIPMYYIPGGSFSGNPRGVLEDALDAFCQIGHAPLIAVALLGNISSIAFFNFAGISVTKEISATTRMVLDSLRTIVIWAVSLALGWEAFHGLQILGFLILLVGAALYNGLHRPLLARLPWWRARADATGAGADREGLLAAEGASVNGDS